In Nitratireductor basaltis, the following are encoded in one genomic region:
- a CDS encoding DUF1428 domain-containing protein produces MTYYTGAVAAVPRGNKRLYAEHVAAAWHLFKSYGAVRMVETWGVDVPKGKVTDFPRAVDAGEEEAIVFSWIEWPDKATADASWDKMQSDPAMKQMSEMPFDGSRMIWAGFEPLFDSEVSS; encoded by the coding sequence ATGACCTATTACACGGGCGCGGTCGCTGCGGTTCCGAGAGGGAACAAGCGTCTTTATGCTGAACATGTTGCTGCCGCCTGGCACCTGTTCAAATCCTATGGTGCGGTTCGCATGGTCGAGACCTGGGGTGTCGACGTGCCGAAAGGAAAGGTCACGGACTTTCCTCGCGCAGTAGATGCCGGCGAGGAGGAAGCGATCGTGTTTTCGTGGATCGAATGGCCCGACAAGGCCACCGCCGACGCATCCTGGGACAAGATGCAGAGCGATCCCGCGATGAAGCAGATGTCTGAAATGCCCTTCGATGGCAGTCGCATGATCTGGGCCGGTTTCGAACCGCTCTTTGACTCGGAGGTTTCGTCATGA
- a CDS encoding winged helix-turn-helix transcriptional regulator, with translation MTKNKKTIPVRYNEGCLAAHALNMIGDRWALLVVRELMFSAKRFQMIRTGLPGITASVLTSRLAQLSEAKVVHHDERLGIYALTEAGRALLPVLEALCQWALMVPGHDPSRFISPSALMISMRANLIPEMAKGKEALAGFDFNGEAFEAQLHSGQLHISAVAEPEAPFVLNGNGNQQAAAVYGSTPLSQLVDRSVVSVSGDLSKAVDFLSCFALKRV, from the coding sequence ATGACCAAGAACAAAAAGACGATCCCGGTACGCTACAATGAAGGCTGCCTCGCTGCCCACGCGCTGAACATGATTGGCGACAGATGGGCTCTGCTTGTCGTGCGGGAATTGATGTTCTCGGCAAAGCGCTTCCAGATGATCCGAACGGGACTTCCCGGTATCACCGCCAGCGTGCTCACCTCCCGCCTGGCTCAGCTGTCCGAGGCGAAGGTGGTGCATCACGATGAGAGGTTGGGCATCTACGCGTTGACCGAAGCAGGTCGCGCACTGTTGCCTGTTCTGGAGGCGCTATGCCAATGGGCCCTGATGGTCCCAGGGCATGATCCGTCACGCTTCATCAGCCCGTCAGCACTGATGATCTCCATGCGCGCCAACCTCATTCCTGAGATGGCGAAGGGAAAGGAAGCGCTTGCAGGGTTCGACTTCAACGGCGAAGCGTTTGAAGCGCAGCTTCATTCCGGGCAGCTGCATATCAGCGCCGTAGCGGAACCAGAGGCGCCTTTCGTGCTGAATGGCAATGGTAATCAGCAGGCAGCCGCCGTCTATGGATCAACCCCGCTTTCCCAGCTGGTAGACAGAAGCGTGGTCAGCGTATCGGGTGACCTCTCAAAGGCCGTGGATTTTCTGTCCTGCTTTGCGCTGAAACGAGTCTAG
- a CDS encoding VOC family protein — protein sequence MAKNTICLWYEKDAEAAAQFYADIFPDSSVRAVHHAPSDYPSGKAGDVLTVDFTVLGIPCLGLNGGDTFKHSEAFSFQVSTEDQDETDRYWDALVSNGGEESVCGWCKDRWGISWQITPRILTEAIAAGGAGAKRAFDAMLEMKKIDIATIELALRGDRSKAET from the coding sequence ATTGCGAAGAACACGATATGCCTCTGGTATGAGAAGGATGCAGAGGCCGCCGCTCAATTCTATGCCGACATTTTCCCGGACAGCTCGGTCCGTGCGGTACATCATGCCCCAAGTGACTATCCTTCCGGAAAGGCCGGTGATGTCCTGACGGTGGACTTCACCGTTCTCGGCATTCCGTGTCTCGGGCTCAATGGAGGAGACACGTTCAAGCACAGTGAAGCCTTTTCATTTCAGGTTTCCACGGAGGATCAGGATGAAACCGACCGGTATTGGGATGCCCTTGTCTCGAATGGCGGGGAGGAAAGCGTTTGCGGATGGTGCAAGGACAGATGGGGGATTTCGTGGCAGATCACGCCGCGGATCCTGACGGAGGCAATCGCTGCGGGTGGCGCCGGTGCCAAACGCGCATTCGATGCGATGCTGGAGATGAAGAAGATCGACATCGCAACAATCGAACTGGCCCTGCGTGGCGACCGTTCGAAAGCCGAAACTTAG
- a CDS encoding SDR family NAD(P)-dependent oxidoreductase, whose amino-acid sequence MGDGRFSGRRALVTGGDTGIGRSIALGLAAEGADVVIHHHANEEGAQATAEDIRRLGAIAHVVSADFTQSGEIGRLWGGIAENHGAIDILIANAAIERRGEWSELSEAVIADHVQANFISLIKLLQHGVPHMVEQHWGRVVCIGSIMASRPRSETVAYAALKSAQLTAVRAIARDVAADGVTINVVSPGAIRTERNADRYADPAFVKAVSARIPAARPGTPEDVVAPVLMLCSEGASYITGTNIMVDGGWSMGDAPR is encoded by the coding sequence ATGGGTGACGGTCGGTTTTCCGGTCGCCGGGCGCTCGTCACCGGTGGGGATACCGGTATCGGACGTTCCATCGCGCTCGGTCTGGCGGCCGAGGGTGCTGATGTCGTCATTCATCATCACGCCAACGAAGAGGGTGCGCAGGCCACCGCAGAAGACATCCGAAGACTTGGCGCAATCGCGCATGTCGTGAGTGCAGACTTCACCCAAAGTGGTGAGATCGGCAGACTCTGGGGCGGTATTGCGGAAAATCACGGCGCAATCGACATTCTCATCGCCAATGCTGCCATCGAGCGACGTGGAGAATGGAGCGAATTATCGGAAGCAGTGATCGCAGATCATGTGCAGGCAAACTTCATATCGCTCATCAAGCTGCTTCAGCATGGCGTGCCCCATATGGTCGAGCAGCACTGGGGCAGGGTGGTCTGTATCGGGAGCATTATGGCTTCCAGGCCCAGATCTGAAACTGTTGCCTATGCGGCACTGAAATCCGCGCAACTTACTGCGGTTCGGGCTATCGCGCGCGATGTTGCGGCTGATGGTGTCACCATCAATGTCGTCTCGCCAGGAGCGATCAGGACAGAGCGCAACGCAGATCGCTATGCCGATCCCGCCTTCGTGAAGGCCGTATCCGCAAGAATACCTGCAGCCAGACCGGGTACGCCCGAAGACGTCGTGGCACCGGTACTCATGCTGTGCTCCGAGGGGGCAAGCTACATCACCGGCACGAACATCATGGTCGATGGCGGTTGGAGCATGGGCGACGCGCCAAGGTGA
- a CDS encoding carbohydrate ABC transporter permease: MEQSIPSTKAGARYNGVPFLTLRRREALVSWLFVSPTAIGFLIFFVGPLVAVIFYATTEWNLLSQRSTFVGLENFRDALTRNADFWHVMRNSAIFALGLVPLNMALALALAVALSKPRKGVIFFRTVFFAPVITSAVAWAIVWKFLLQGEAGGVNMMLASFGIDGPNWLREPNWAMASVIVTRVIKMVGLNMILYIAALQAIPRDYDAAARLEGASEWQIFKYVTWPLVAPTTLVIMILTTIGSFKVFDHIYLMTGGGPENGTLVLAFYIYQQAFEFFEIGYAAALAMVMFVIVLALTIVQVLMRGRGAA; encoded by the coding sequence GTGGAACAATCCATTCCATCCACCAAGGCCGGGGCACGCTACAATGGCGTGCCCTTCCTGACACTCAGGCGGCGAGAGGCACTGGTTTCGTGGCTCTTTGTCAGCCCGACCGCGATCGGCTTCCTGATCTTCTTTGTAGGGCCATTGGTGGCGGTCATCTTCTATGCCACGACGGAATGGAACCTGCTCAGCCAGCGCTCCACATTCGTGGGGCTTGAGAATTTCAGGGACGCACTGACCCGCAACGCCGATTTCTGGCATGTCATGCGCAACTCGGCGATCTTCGCCCTCGGTCTCGTGCCGCTGAACATGGCACTTGCGCTGGCACTGGCCGTTGCGCTCAGCAAGCCCCGAAAAGGGGTGATCTTCTTCCGTACCGTGTTCTTCGCGCCGGTCATCACCTCTGCCGTCGCATGGGCTATCGTCTGGAAGTTCCTGCTTCAGGGTGAAGCGGGAGGCGTGAACATGATGCTGGCCAGTTTCGGCATTGATGGACCGAACTGGCTGCGTGAGCCCAACTGGGCGATGGCCTCCGTCATCGTGACCCGGGTCATCAAGATGGTGGGGCTCAACATGATCCTGTATATCGCTGCCTTGCAGGCCATTCCCCGCGACTATGATGCGGCTGCCCGCCTCGAGGGCGCATCGGAATGGCAGATCTTCAAATATGTGACCTGGCCGCTGGTCGCACCGACCACCCTCGTCATCATGATCCTAACCACGATCGGGTCGTTCAAGGTCTTCGACCATATCTATCTCATGACCGGTGGCGGACCTGAAAACGGCACGCTCGTCCTTGCATTCTACATCTACCAGCAGGCCTTCGAATTCTTCGAGATTGGCTATGCGGCTGCACTGGCCATGGTGATGTTCGTGATCGTTCTTGCGCTGACCATCGTCCAGGTGCTCATGCGCGGAAGGGGGGCAGCATGA
- a CDS encoding glutathione S-transferase family protein produces the protein MTVTVCTYDWLPEFPRGFVRDMRVRWVLEEVGRPYRVDTFPLHPKSKRHRELQPFAQVPVIEDGGVTLFESGAILLHLGEGTALLPKEGRALVTQWLFAALNTIEIAVSHWANMVMAERVPEFFGPAPAGEVVAHARRNMESKLEALQAAIADRDWLVEEFSIADIAMVEVLRVVAAEDALDAFPALQAYVARATSRPAFRKALADHMEHWQAADVARATASPA, from the coding sequence ATGACCGTGACGGTTTGCACATATGACTGGCTGCCCGAATTTCCCCGTGGCTTTGTCAGGGACATGCGCGTTCGATGGGTTCTTGAAGAAGTCGGTCGCCCCTACAGGGTCGACACGTTTCCCCTCCATCCCAAGAGCAAGAGACACCGCGAACTGCAGCCCTTTGCACAGGTTCCGGTCATCGAAGATGGTGGAGTAACGCTATTTGAGAGTGGCGCGATCCTGCTGCATCTGGGCGAAGGAACGGCACTTCTTCCCAAGGAGGGAAGGGCGCTGGTGACACAATGGCTGTTCGCCGCGTTGAACACGATCGAAATAGCCGTATCGCACTGGGCCAATATGGTAATGGCCGAACGCGTCCCGGAGTTTTTCGGTCCTGCTCCTGCTGGCGAGGTTGTTGCTCATGCCAGGCGAAACATGGAAAGCAAGCTGGAAGCTCTTCAGGCTGCGATTGCCGACAGGGATTGGCTCGTGGAGGAGTTCAGCATCGCGGATATCGCGATGGTGGAAGTGTTGCGGGTCGTGGCAGCAGAAGACGCGTTGGATGCCTTTCCTGCTCTCCAAGCATATGTTGCCAGGGCCACGTCCCGTCCGGCCTTCAGGAAAGCCCTGGCTGACCACATGGAGCATTGGCAGGCAGCCGATGTCGCGCGCGCGACAGCTTCACCCGCCTGA
- a CDS encoding ABC transporter ATP-binding protein has protein sequence MTSLSLERVRKSFGKHEVIRDIDLRIEDGEFIVFVGPSGCGKSTLLRMIAGLEDVTGGDLNIGGRRMNEVPPSRRGVAMVFQSYALYPHLTVRENMGFGLKVRKVPKAESAAKVAQAAEILKLDALLDRYPRELSGGQRQRVAIGRAIVASPEVFLFDEPLSNLDAELRVHMRAEIAGLHRRLGNTMIYVTHDQIEAMTLADRIVVLRDGLVEQVGTPKELYENPANTFVAQFIGSPKMNLLPASSIGGNLQLAGKRIDGQTMFGMRPEHLQLSSQADALLSGKLVASEYSGSETLLHVELEDGTIVLVINRAQQVPEIGAAVNLTIEPSLVHVFNDGRAV, from the coding sequence ATGACCAGTTTATCACTGGAACGCGTCCGGAAGAGTTTCGGAAAGCATGAAGTCATCCGAGACATCGACCTCAGGATCGAAGATGGCGAGTTCATCGTCTTCGTGGGCCCGTCGGGCTGCGGCAAGTCGACCCTGCTGCGAATGATCGCCGGGCTCGAGGACGTCACGGGCGGCGACCTCAACATAGGCGGCAGGCGCATGAATGAAGTGCCGCCGTCCCGCCGTGGTGTGGCGATGGTCTTCCAGTCCTACGCACTCTATCCGCATCTGACGGTGCGGGAAAACATGGGCTTCGGCCTGAAGGTGCGAAAGGTGCCGAAGGCGGAAAGTGCCGCAAAGGTCGCCCAGGCCGCGGAGATATTGAAGCTCGACGCGCTCCTCGACAGATATCCGCGTGAGCTTTCCGGCGGACAGCGCCAGCGTGTCGCCATCGGACGGGCGATCGTGGCGTCTCCCGAAGTGTTCCTGTTCGACGAGCCACTTTCAAATCTCGATGCGGAACTGCGGGTGCATATGCGCGCGGAGATAGCAGGATTGCACCGCCGTCTGGGCAACACGATGATCTATGTCACCCATGATCAGATCGAGGCTATGACGCTGGCGGATCGTATCGTGGTTCTGAGAGATGGGCTCGTGGAGCAGGTGGGTACGCCCAAAGAGCTTTATGAGAACCCCGCCAATACCTTTGTCGCTCAGTTTATCGGAAGCCCGAAGATGAATCTTCTGCCGGCGTCGAGCATTGGCGGCAATCTGCAACTTGCTGGGAAGCGCATTGACGGACAGACAATGTTCGGCATGCGCCCCGAGCACCTCCAACTCTCATCCCAAGCGGATGCTCTCCTGAGTGGCAAGCTCGTCGCGTCGGAATATAGCGGCTCCGAAACCCTGCTGCATGTCGAACTGGAAGATGGCACCATAGTTCTGGTGATCAACCGGGCTCAGCAGGTGCCAGAGATCGGCGCCGCGGTCAATTTGACGATCGAGCCTTCCCTCGTTCATGTGTTCAATGACGGACGCGCGGTGTGA
- a CDS encoding zinc-binding metallopeptidase family protein produces MRIFECGKCRQAVYFDSSICVHCGSRQGYDAHGFQMRVLGVQHRLCANAHHGACNWLAEEGQNHCLACRHNLTIPNLSRPENHDNWVRIENAKRHLFYSILSWQLPAPTKVEDPGRGLAFEFLSDIEDADGNVKRVLTGHDNGLITINIAEGDDVERERRRTAMGEPYRTLLGHFRHEIGHYYWDRLVQEGSRLDQFRSVFGDEREDYADALKRHHEQGPPDDWSGNYISAYATAHPWEDFAETFAHFVHMVDTLETARAWGLQLASSGYVARIDFEPYRLGDVKRMHAHWVPLTLAINALNRSMGQPDLYPFVMPSAVLKKLGFIAGLLVDQRP; encoded by the coding sequence ATGCGTATCTTCGAATGCGGCAAATGCCGCCAGGCCGTCTATTTCGACAGCTCGATCTGTGTCCACTGCGGGTCCCGTCAAGGCTATGACGCGCACGGTTTTCAGATGCGCGTGCTGGGTGTTCAGCATCGGTTGTGTGCGAATGCCCACCACGGTGCTTGCAACTGGCTGGCCGAGGAAGGACAAAACCATTGTCTTGCCTGCCGTCACAATCTCACGATCCCCAATCTGTCCCGGCCGGAAAATCATGACAACTGGGTGCGGATCGAAAATGCCAAGCGGCATCTCTTCTACTCGATCCTGAGCTGGCAGCTCCCTGCGCCCACCAAGGTCGAAGATCCCGGGCGCGGACTGGCCTTCGAGTTCCTGTCGGACATCGAGGATGCAGACGGAAACGTGAAACGCGTCCTGACCGGTCATGACAATGGCCTCATCACAATCAACATTGCGGAAGGTGACGATGTCGAGAGGGAACGACGCCGCACGGCCATGGGAGAACCCTATCGCACGCTTCTCGGCCATTTCCGCCATGAGATCGGTCACTATTACTGGGATCGCCTGGTGCAGGAGGGAAGCAGGCTGGACCAATTCCGTTCGGTCTTTGGCGATGAGCGGGAAGACTACGCGGATGCGCTCAAGCGCCATCACGAACAGGGTCCGCCTGATGATTGGAGCGGGAACTATATCAGCGCCTATGCGACGGCCCATCCCTGGGAAGATTTCGCAGAGACATTCGCGCATTTCGTGCACATGGTGGATACGCTGGAGACTGCAAGGGCCTGGGGCTTGCAGCTTGCATCGAGCGGTTACGTGGCAAGGATCGATTTCGAGCCCTACCGTCTTGGAGACGTGAAGCGAATGCATGCGCACTGGGTGCCGCTCACGCTTGCGATCAACGCCCTCAACCGATCAATGGGACAGCCGGATCTTTATCCGTTCGTCATGCCATCGGCGGTCCTGAAAAAGCTGGGTTTCATCGCCGGTCTGCTGGTCGATCAACGCCCATAA
- a CDS encoding FadR/GntR family transcriptional regulator → MPTETDDKNHSLFDVVPPAARLADTVTQSIADALLEGRIAPGEALPSEGEIARTFGVSKPIAREALRQLAGVGLIHTQQGKVARAKALNGEPLERFYGFAVRSSLTRLQEANEMRRVVETGIAQLAAQRRNDEGLEQMRAATSKMRSTMLHPHRFTECDIEFHLGMARATGNSMIVVQMEGLGSIQREVSELFTRRSNRSAADWEKTIERHEAVLKAIVEGDEEAVAVAIRDHYAAADIASLEVADILGENSHG, encoded by the coding sequence ATGCCCACTGAAACCGACGACAAGAACCACTCCCTGTTTGATGTTGTGCCGCCTGCAGCGCGGCTGGCAGATACTGTGACCCAATCGATCGCCGATGCTCTTCTTGAGGGGCGTATTGCGCCTGGCGAAGCGCTGCCTTCCGAGGGCGAGATTGCGCGAACATTCGGAGTGTCAAAGCCGATAGCACGCGAAGCGTTGCGGCAATTGGCCGGTGTTGGGCTCATTCACACTCAGCAGGGGAAGGTTGCCCGTGCAAAGGCGCTCAATGGCGAGCCGCTCGAGCGCTTCTACGGTTTCGCCGTGCGTTCCAGTCTCACGCGTTTGCAGGAAGCAAACGAGATGCGCCGGGTCGTGGAGACCGGGATCGCTCAACTGGCCGCCCAGAGACGCAATGATGAAGGCCTGGAGCAAATGCGCGCGGCAACTTCGAAGATGCGTTCGACCATGCTGCATCCGCACCGCTTCACCGAGTGTGACATCGAGTTTCACCTTGGTATGGCCCGCGCAACGGGGAATTCGATGATCGTCGTCCAGATGGAAGGGCTAGGCTCCATCCAGCGTGAGGTGTCCGAACTGTTCACGCGCAGATCAAATCGCTCTGCGGCTGATTGGGAAAAGACGATCGAGCGGCATGAAGCGGTCTTGAAGGCAATTGTGGAAGGTGACGAGGAAGCGGTGGCGGTGGCCATTCGTGACCACTACGCGGCCGCCGATATCGCCTCGCTGGAAGTGGCGGATATTCTTGGCGAGAACAGCCATGGGTGA
- a CDS encoding ABC transporter substrate-binding protein produces the protein MKTVLRTSGLVVALLMSSSAMAEDLRFTVWTGNEAHLSMLNAIAEGFKETHPDVTVTFETIPAADYVQKLTFQLAGGNAPDLGWLGEEPAPAFVDAGMLEDIGTALRAKDGYDYADFATEAMGLWVNGDSVYGIPFSTSPFMLYYNKTMFDAAGAEDPLALASKGEWTWEKLREVAQKVSAANDKWGFEFKDGEGYDSRIMHALMPPIRAYGGFAWKDGRCGFAEPEAVEAVTLLHEMVFEDKTIVPPGEQGDFFAGDAAMTINQISRASRLTDAGFDWGIAPLPTGPAGESPVVGQAGIVVFAKGDKKELATEFLAHMTNAENVATMAQFFPPARKSILDDAAFTDSNPNIPAEQMANVKAAINEGTVLPAHERMPQILAALKPRSDALWRADADVTKALEAMCSAIEPNL, from the coding sequence ATGAAGACAGTTTTGAGGACTTCAGGGCTCGTAGTGGCCCTGCTGATGAGCTCTTCCGCTATGGCGGAAGACCTTCGTTTTACGGTCTGGACGGGCAACGAAGCGCATCTGTCGATGCTGAACGCGATTGCCGAGGGCTTCAAGGAGACGCATCCCGATGTCACAGTGACATTCGAGACGATCCCTGCCGCCGACTATGTTCAGAAGCTGACGTTCCAGCTTGCCGGCGGAAACGCGCCGGATCTGGGGTGGTTGGGTGAAGAACCCGCGCCTGCCTTCGTAGATGCGGGCATGCTGGAAGATATCGGTACTGCGCTGCGCGCGAAGGATGGATACGACTACGCGGATTTCGCTACCGAAGCTATGGGGCTGTGGGTAAATGGTGACTCTGTCTATGGCATTCCGTTCTCCACCTCGCCATTCATGCTCTATTACAACAAGACGATGTTCGATGCCGCTGGCGCCGAAGACCCCCTGGCTCTTGCTTCGAAAGGCGAATGGACGTGGGAGAAGCTTCGGGAGGTCGCGCAAAAGGTCTCTGCCGCCAATGACAAATGGGGCTTTGAGTTCAAGGATGGCGAGGGCTACGACTCGCGCATCATGCACGCGCTAATGCCGCCGATCCGCGCCTATGGCGGCTTTGCCTGGAAAGACGGCAGGTGTGGTTTCGCTGAGCCGGAAGCGGTCGAGGCAGTAACGCTGCTTCACGAGATGGTCTTTGAGGACAAGACGATCGTTCCTCCGGGCGAGCAGGGCGACTTCTTTGCTGGCGATGCTGCCATGACTATCAACCAGATCTCGCGCGCTTCCAGACTGACGGATGCAGGCTTTGACTGGGGCATCGCTCCGCTTCCCACGGGTCCCGCCGGTGAATCACCCGTCGTGGGTCAGGCAGGAATTGTCGTTTTTGCCAAAGGCGACAAGAAGGAACTGGCGACCGAATTCCTCGCGCATATGACGAACGCGGAAAACGTTGCGACGATGGCGCAGTTCTTCCCTCCGGCACGCAAGTCGATCCTGGATGATGCCGCTTTCACCGACAGCAACCCGAACATTCCCGCCGAGCAAATGGCCAATGTCAAAGCGGCCATCAATGAAGGCACGGTGCTGCCCGCGCATGAGCGCATGCCTCAGATCCTCGCGGCCTTGAAGCCGCGCTCCGATGCTTTGTGGCGTGCGGACGCAGATGTGACCAAGGCGCTGGAAGCCATGTGCTCTGCCATCGAGCCAAATCTCTAA
- a CDS encoding mandelate racemase/muconate lactonizing enzyme family protein produces the protein MASESDYRIVDVRTYPLVQRLPQPAKTSWGTYEAVSILLVEVETASGICGVGECLARFAPAGYAEVIKAAMPRLIGQDATAITARWKDMRRTLSGRSGGILIEAMSAVDIALWDILGKAANLPIWKLLGGVGKTDVPVYGASIRWGTDSEADSDLDLMRERGLSDMKVKIGRPVDEACRRIARLRERAGDDIRLSADSNWAYSLDEAKRVAAALTDNGYHWFEEPLRPEDEDGYRQLHRRCAVPLAAGESNYTLDQAMPLIRDRTLSVLQPNVTRSGGITETRRMAELAAMHDISYAPHVGMSGIICEVASLHLAAAMPNTLSMECAFAPNRFRDGIADIAPANSRIKDGTVAAPDGPGLGITMNWDLVKEMVA, from the coding sequence ATGGCCAGCGAGAGTGACTACCGGATTGTGGATGTGCGGACCTATCCGCTGGTTCAGCGCCTGCCGCAGCCTGCAAAAACCTCATGGGGCACTTATGAGGCGGTATCCATACTCTTGGTGGAGGTAGAGACTGCCTCGGGAATTTGCGGTGTCGGCGAGTGCCTCGCGCGCTTTGCACCTGCCGGCTATGCCGAGGTGATCAAGGCGGCAATGCCGCGCCTGATCGGACAGGATGCTACTGCCATTACCGCGCGTTGGAAGGATATGCGACGCACCCTGTCGGGCCGTTCCGGCGGCATCCTTATAGAGGCAATGTCTGCGGTCGACATCGCGCTATGGGACATATTGGGCAAGGCCGCCAATCTGCCCATCTGGAAGCTGTTGGGCGGCGTTGGCAAAACCGATGTTCCGGTATACGGCGCATCGATCCGCTGGGGCACCGACAGCGAGGCCGACAGTGATCTGGACCTCATGCGTGAACGCGGCCTAAGCGACATGAAGGTCAAGATCGGGCGGCCTGTTGATGAAGCATGCCGAAGAATCGCGCGGCTTCGCGAACGCGCCGGCGACGATATTCGACTCAGCGCCGATTCCAACTGGGCCTACTCGCTGGATGAAGCCAAGCGGGTTGCCGCTGCGCTGACCGACAACGGCTATCACTGGTTTGAAGAACCTCTCCGCCCGGAAGACGAAGATGGCTACCGCCAGCTGCATCGCCGCTGCGCCGTGCCGCTTGCAGCCGGCGAAAGCAACTACACCCTGGACCAGGCCATGCCCCTGATCCGTGACAGGACCCTTTCAGTGCTGCAACCCAATGTGACGCGCTCCGGCGGGATCACCGAGACGAGGCGCATGGCCGAGCTGGCCGCGATGCACGACATCTCCTATGCGCCCCATGTCGGCATGTCAGGCATCATCTGTGAAGTGGCAAGCCTGCATCTGGCCGCCGCAATGCCGAACACGCTCAGCATGGAATGCGCCTTCGCACCAAACCGCTTCCGCGACGGCATCGCCGATATCGCTCCGGCCAACAGCCGCATCAAGGACGGGACCGTTGCAGCACCCGATGGACCGGGCCTCGGTATCACGATGAACTGGGATCTCGTCAAGGAGATGGTGGCATGA
- a CDS encoding carbohydrate ABC transporter permease: MTAQRQQTIKQVLWVISLAIVSVPFVFPFLWMVTSGFKSASEIFGQPSLVPDVWHWRNFVEVFEYQPFARQYFNSLYIAVLVTVLTLIVSSLAGYALARLRFAGAGLLMVGLVSALMVPEEVTIIPNFFLVGWMGLSDTHVPLVLLPVFGPQGVVATFLMRQFFLALPKELEEAGRMDGLTTLGIWWKIALPMSRPALAAVAIITFLHSWNLFLEPLVFISSLEMFTLPLALSNFTDPYGAPLWHLQLAATSLAVLPILGVYLIAQRQIVESFAMSGVKG; encoded by the coding sequence ATGACAGCTCAGCGTCAGCAGACAATCAAGCAGGTGCTATGGGTCATCTCGCTTGCAATCGTGTCCGTGCCTTTCGTGTTTCCCTTCCTATGGATGGTGACGTCAGGTTTCAAATCGGCTTCCGAGATATTCGGTCAACCCAGTCTGGTGCCTGATGTCTGGCACTGGCGGAATTTCGTGGAGGTGTTCGAGTACCAGCCTTTTGCAAGGCAGTACTTCAACTCGCTCTACATTGCGGTGCTGGTGACGGTTCTGACCCTGATCGTCTCGTCCCTAGCGGGATACGCCTTGGCGCGCCTTCGTTTCGCAGGTGCCGGCCTGTTGATGGTGGGGCTCGTCTCGGCGCTGATGGTGCCCGAAGAGGTGACCATCATCCCCAATTTTTTCCTGGTCGGCTGGATGGGGCTCAGCGACACTCATGTGCCTCTAGTACTTCTGCCCGTGTTTGGTCCCCAGGGCGTCGTGGCAACATTCCTGATGCGCCAGTTCTTCCTGGCTCTTCCGAAGGAACTGGAGGAAGCCGGGCGTATGGATGGTCTGACCACGCTTGGTATCTGGTGGAAGATCGCGCTGCCCATGTCGCGGCCGGCACTGGCGGCTGTGGCCATCATCACCTTCCTTCATTCCTGGAACCTGTTTCTTGAGCCGCTCGTCTTCATCAGTTCGCTCGAGATGTTCACGCTTCCACTGGCACTAAGCAACTTCACGGACCCGTACGGCGCCCCGTTGTGGCACCTGCAGTTGGCAGCCACCAGTCTGGCGGTGCTGCCGATCCTCGGCGTCTATCTCATTGCCCAACGCCAGATCGTCGAGAGCTTCGCCATGTCCGGGGTCAAGGGATGA